A region of Streptomyces deccanensis DNA encodes the following proteins:
- the hypF gene encoding carbamoyltransferase HypF, giving the protein MTVPHAPAAVSEDIRLRRRVTVRGVVQGVGFRPYLYGLATELALAGHVSNTPEGVVVEVEGTASAVARFCARIAAEAPPLARVDSVDHRELAPVGGTTFTILASHTGGPARTLISPDSATCADCLAELADPSDRRYRHPFVNCTHCGPRFTIVTGVPYDRAHTTMAGFPMCLDCAREYEDPADRRFHAQPVACPACGPRLRLLVGEEGGTRSADGADPVVEARTLLARGAILAVKGLGGYHLACDATNQAAVDLLRRRKARGDKPFAVMARTTDDVRHLVRLGPEEQSLLESRARPVVLMRRRPRPSYATGDVRPAEAVAPGSPDLGVMLPYTPLHHLLLGLPGDADGPRLLVMTSGNVSGEPIVTDDTEALERLAHLADAWLTHDRTIHVPCDDSVVRVCDGEPLMLRRSRGYAPLPLALPLPVRPALAVGGDLKNTFCLGSGRHAWLSAHIGDMDDLGTQRAFDHATAQLESLTGVRPEALVSDRHPGYRSARWADRDPARRPVVRVQHHHAHIAAAMAEHGLDGTRPVIGVAFDGTGHGDDGAVWGGEFLLADYDRFTRFGHLAYVPLPGGDAAVRRPYRMALAHLRAAGIGWTDDLACTAACPPDELLLLRRQLERSLNCVPTSSMGRLFDAVSSLAGVCHRAGYEAQAAVEWEAAALCAPDGDTAAYAFALHDPEDGDGGAVRADPAPVIAAIVDDLRAGVEPALIAARFHRGVAALVHAMCRRARERHRLDTVVLTGGVFANTLLSSACASALRGDGFTVLRHHLVPPGDGGLALGQLMVAARTASTPTD; this is encoded by the coding sequence GTGACCGTTCCGCATGCCCCGGCCGCCGTCAGCGAGGACATCCGGCTGCGCCGCCGCGTCACCGTCCGGGGCGTCGTCCAGGGCGTGGGCTTCCGGCCCTACCTGTACGGCCTCGCCACCGAACTCGCTCTGGCCGGACACGTTTCCAACACTCCGGAGGGCGTGGTCGTCGAGGTGGAAGGCACCGCCTCGGCCGTGGCCCGGTTCTGCGCCCGCATCGCCGCCGAGGCGCCCCCGCTGGCCCGCGTCGACTCCGTCGACCACCGCGAGCTGGCCCCCGTCGGCGGGACGACCTTCACCATCCTCGCCTCCCACACCGGCGGACCCGCCCGCACCCTGATCTCCCCGGACTCCGCCACCTGCGCCGACTGCCTCGCCGAGCTGGCCGACCCCTCGGACCGCCGGTACCGCCACCCGTTCGTCAACTGCACCCACTGCGGCCCGCGTTTCACGATCGTCACGGGTGTGCCCTACGACCGGGCCCACACCACCATGGCCGGCTTCCCGATGTGCCTCGACTGCGCGCGCGAGTACGAGGATCCGGCCGACCGGCGCTTCCACGCCCAGCCGGTCGCCTGCCCCGCCTGCGGGCCCCGGCTGCGGCTGCTCGTCGGCGAGGAGGGCGGAACGAGGAGTGCCGACGGGGCGGACCCGGTCGTCGAGGCGCGCACCCTGCTGGCGCGGGGCGCGATCCTCGCCGTGAAGGGTTTGGGCGGCTATCACCTGGCCTGCGACGCGACGAACCAGGCCGCCGTGGACCTGCTGCGGCGCCGCAAGGCGCGCGGGGACAAGCCGTTCGCCGTCATGGCCAGGACGACGGACGACGTCCGGCACCTCGTGCGGTTGGGCCCCGAGGAGCAGAGCCTGCTCGAAAGCCGGGCCAGGCCGGTCGTCCTGATGCGGAGGCGCCCGCGGCCGTCGTACGCCACCGGGGACGTCCGGCCCGCCGAGGCCGTCGCGCCCGGCAGCCCCGACCTCGGCGTGATGCTGCCGTACACACCCCTGCACCATCTGCTGCTCGGCCTGCCCGGCGACGCGGACGGCCCTCGGCTGCTCGTCATGACCAGCGGCAACGTGTCCGGGGAGCCGATCGTCACCGACGACACCGAGGCACTGGAGCGGCTCGCGCACCTGGCCGACGCCTGGCTCACCCACGACCGGACGATCCACGTCCCGTGCGACGACTCCGTGGTCCGGGTCTGCGACGGGGAGCCCCTGATGCTCCGCCGCTCCCGTGGCTACGCGCCACTGCCGCTGGCCCTCCCGCTGCCCGTGCGGCCCGCCCTGGCTGTCGGCGGCGACCTGAAGAACACCTTCTGTCTGGGCTCCGGCCGCCACGCCTGGCTCTCGGCGCACATCGGCGACATGGACGACCTCGGCACGCAACGGGCCTTCGACCACGCGACGGCACAACTGGAGTCGCTCACCGGGGTGCGGCCCGAGGCCCTGGTCTCCGACCGTCACCCCGGTTACCGCTCCGCCCGGTGGGCCGACCGCGACCCGGCCCGGCGACCCGTCGTACGCGTCCAGCACCATCACGCGCATATCGCCGCCGCGATGGCCGAGCACGGGCTCGACGGCACCCGGCCGGTCATCGGCGTCGCCTTCGACGGCACGGGCCACGGCGACGACGGCGCCGTGTGGGGCGGGGAGTTCCTGCTCGCCGACTACGACCGCTTCACCCGGTTCGGGCATCTCGCGTACGTTCCCCTGCCCGGCGGCGACGCGGCCGTGCGGCGGCCGTACCGCATGGCACTGGCCCACCTGAGAGCGGCCGGCATCGGTTGGACCGACGACCTCGCCTGCACGGCGGCCTGCCCGCCCGACGAACTGCTGCTGCTGCGAAGGCAGTTGGAGCGCTCCTTGAACTGCGTCCCCACGTCCAGCATGGGCCGCCTCTTCGACGCCGTGTCCTCCCTCGCCGGGGTCTGCCACCGGGCCGGCTACGAGGCGCAGGCCGCCGTCGAATGGGAGGCCGCCGCCCTGTGCGCACCGGACGGGGACACCGCGGCGTACGCCTTCGCCCTCCACGACCCGGAGGACGGCGACGGCGGTGCCGTACGGGCCGATCCGGCGCCCGTGATCGCGGCGATCGTCGACGACCTGCGCGCGGGCGTCGAACCCGCACTGATCGCGGCCCGCTTCCACCGGGGCGTGGCCGCGCTGGTGCACGCCATGTGCCGACGGGCGCGGGAGCGGCACCGACTCGACACGGTCGTCCTCACGGGAGGCGTGTTCGCCAACACGCTGCTCTCGTCGGCCTGCGCCTCCGCCCTGCGCGGGGACGGCTTCACGGTCCTGCGGCACCACCTGGTCCCGCCGGGCGACGGCGGTCTGGCGCTGGGCCAGCTGATGGTGGCCGCCCGGACCGCATCCACTCCCACCGACTGA
- the hypB gene encoding hydrogenase nickel incorporation protein HypB → MCRVADLRQAVLAKNDASAHELRAALTARGTAVVNLLSSPGSGKTALLEQELLRARERSVPVAALSADLATENDAIRLARSGVPVKQVLTDGLCHLEAGMLAGHLEGWLPDDVRLLFVENVGNLVCPASYDLGETLRVALASVTEGEDKPLKYPTAFGLAQLVVVTKTDLAEAVEFDEFAFRKNLEQVNPGVEVILTSARRGWGVGALLDRALAAADGRPVHTPVMARQPHHHGHDHSHSHDHSHGHGHTHEHAHGHIHGATPAHPEAVEAMAHPQP, encoded by the coding sequence ATGTGCCGTGTCGCCGACCTGCGTCAGGCCGTACTCGCGAAGAACGACGCGAGCGCCCACGAACTGCGCGCCGCACTCACCGCCCGGGGCACCGCCGTCGTCAATCTGCTGTCCAGCCCGGGCAGCGGCAAGACCGCGCTGCTGGAGCAGGAACTGCTGCGGGCGCGTGAGCGGTCCGTCCCCGTGGCGGCGCTGAGCGCCGATCTCGCCACCGAGAACGACGCGATCCGCCTGGCGCGCTCGGGCGTCCCGGTCAAGCAGGTGCTCACCGACGGACTGTGTCATCTGGAAGCGGGCATGCTCGCCGGGCACCTGGAGGGCTGGCTGCCCGACGACGTGCGGCTGCTGTTCGTGGAGAACGTCGGCAACCTCGTCTGCCCCGCCTCCTACGACCTGGGGGAGACGCTGCGGGTCGCCCTCGCCTCCGTGACGGAGGGCGAGGACAAGCCGCTCAAGTACCCCACCGCCTTCGGCCTCGCCCAGCTGGTCGTCGTCACCAAGACGGACCTCGCGGAGGCCGTCGAGTTCGACGAGTTCGCGTTCCGCAAGAACCTGGAACAGGTCAACCCCGGCGTCGAGGTGATCCTGACCTCGGCACGCCGGGGCTGGGGAGTGGGCGCGCTGCTCGACCGGGCGTTGGCCGCCGCGGACGGCAGACCCGTCCACACACCGGTCATGGCCCGACAGCCCCACCACCACGGCCACGACCACAGTCACAGCCACGACCACAGCCATGGTCATGGCCACACCCATGAACACGCGCACGGCCACATCCACGGCGCCACCCCCGCGCATCCGGAGGCCGTCGAAGCCATGGCACACCCCCAGCCGTGA
- a CDS encoding DUF6400 family protein: MSLHDRALPGEPDEPDTASDAAAGRPDASPTADLDIDLTSHEMLRRAHVLDALGDDWDPVAALRDEDTAYRLLYSGLDAEQRRVYDELVAAGVLPREGGGHAAA, translated from the coding sequence ATGTCCCTCCATGACCGCGCCCTTCCCGGCGAACCGGACGAGCCCGACACGGCGAGCGATGCCGCCGCGGGTCGCCCCGACGCCTCTCCGACGGCCGATCTGGACATCGACCTCACCTCGCACGAGATGCTCCGGCGCGCCCACGTCCTGGACGCCCTCGGCGACGACTGGGACCCCGTCGCCGCCCTGCGCGACGAGGACACGGCGTACCGACTGCTCTACTCCGGCCTCGACGCGGAGCAGCGGCGGGTCTACGACGAACTGGTCGCGGCCGGTGTGCTGCCGCGAGAGGGCGGCGGTCATGCTGCCGCTTGA
- a CDS encoding DUF6084 family protein, with protein MTEFSFACTGVRADRFAAGPTLVFRLRVTAADNAHVHAVALRCQIRIEPARRAYEPAEADGLTDLFGERSRWGSSLQPVQFAQVALMVPSFTGETDVDLVVPCTYDMDIAASRYLAALTDGEVPLLMLFSGTAFTGAGGFRVEPVPWDREAAFRMPVATWREMVEQHFPGCGWIRLPRDTMDALLAYRSRHALSSWEATLEALLDESRATHVPARDPLRALTGTTGRTDT; from the coding sequence ATGACCGAGTTCTCCTTCGCCTGCACCGGCGTCCGCGCCGACCGGTTCGCCGCCGGACCCACGCTCGTCTTCCGGCTGCGCGTCACCGCCGCCGACAACGCGCACGTGCACGCCGTCGCGCTGCGCTGCCAGATCCGTATCGAGCCGGCCCGCCGGGCGTACGAGCCGGCCGAGGCCGACGGCCTGACCGACCTCTTCGGCGAGCGCTCACGCTGGGGCAGCAGCCTCCAACCGGTGCAGTTCGCGCAGGTCGCGCTCATGGTGCCCAGCTTCACGGGAGAGACCGACGTCGACCTCGTCGTGCCCTGCACCTACGACATGGACATCGCCGCCAGCCGCTACCTCGCCGCCCTCACGGACGGCGAGGTCCCGCTGCTGATGCTGTTCTCCGGTACGGCGTTCACCGGCGCCGGCGGTTTCCGGGTCGAGCCCGTCCCGTGGGACCGCGAGGCCGCCTTCCGCATGCCGGTCGCCACCTGGCGGGAGATGGTCGAGCAGCACTTCCCCGGTTGCGGCTGGATCCGGCTGCCCCGCGACACCATGGACGCCCTCCTCGCTTACCGCTCCCGGCACGCGCTGTCCTCCTGGGAGGCGACCCTCGAGGCCCTGCTCGACGAGAGCCGCGCCACGCACGTGCCCGCGAGGGACCCGTTGCGCGCCCTCACCGGCACCACCGGAAGGACCGACACGTGA
- a CDS encoding hydrogenase maturation protease, with product MTPSARSKPRTLVAGIGNIFLGDDGFGVETVRRLTERDLPDHVEVVDIGVRGVHLAYQLLDGYDTLILVDATARGGAPGTLYVIEHDDPAQAAPDPTPGAPALDGHRMTPDTVLALLHTLCVGTGGEPPRRVLVVGCEPASVDERVGLSTPVSTAVPEAVRLIDELLRNGEPSVVRASTAEAST from the coding sequence ATGACCCCCTCCGCGCGGTCGAAGCCCAGAACCCTGGTCGCCGGCATCGGCAACATCTTCCTCGGCGACGACGGCTTCGGCGTGGAGACCGTGCGCCGCCTCACCGAGCGCGACCTGCCCGACCACGTCGAGGTCGTCGACATCGGCGTGCGGGGGGTGCACCTCGCCTACCAGCTCCTCGACGGCTACGACACCCTGATCCTCGTCGACGCCACGGCACGCGGCGGAGCGCCCGGCACGCTGTACGTGATCGAGCACGACGACCCCGCTCAAGCAGCCCCGGACCCGACGCCGGGCGCCCCCGCCCTCGACGGCCACCGGATGACCCCCGACACCGTCCTGGCGCTGCTGCACACCCTCTGCGTGGGGACCGGCGGCGAGCCACCCCGCCGCGTCCTGGTCGTCGGATGCGAACCGGCCTCGGTGGACGAGCGCGTCGGACTCAGCACACCGGTGTCCACCGCCGTGCCGGAGGCCGTCCGGCTGATCGATGAGCTGCTGCGGAACGGCGAGCCGTCCGTGGTGCGGGCCTCAACCGCTGAGGCCTCGACATGA
- a CDS encoding hydrogenase maturation nickel metallochaperone HypA, with product MHEMSVALAVVDQVAEAADRAGDVTAVRSVRLQVGELAGVVPDSLTFCFELACAGTLLEGAELITEAVPGRARCTPCAHEWAVGMPPLLTCPACGGTRTDLLAGRELSIVDVRWEDGGPAQPPTREPISEES from the coding sequence ATGCACGAGATGTCCGTCGCACTGGCCGTCGTCGACCAGGTCGCGGAGGCCGCCGACCGGGCCGGAGACGTCACGGCGGTCCGTTCGGTACGGCTCCAGGTGGGCGAACTGGCCGGTGTCGTACCCGACTCCCTCACCTTCTGCTTCGAACTGGCCTGCGCCGGAACCCTGTTGGAGGGCGCCGAGCTGATCACCGAGGCGGTGCCGGGGCGGGCCCGCTGCACGCCCTGCGCACACGAGTGGGCCGTCGGCATGCCGCCGCTGCTCACCTGTCCCGCGTGCGGCGGCACACGCACCGATCTGCTGGCGGGCCGGGAACTGAGCATCGTCGACGTGCGCTGGGAGGACGGCGGCCCCGCGCAGCCACCCACCCGCGAACCGATCTCCGAGGAGAGCTGA
- a CDS encoding nickel-dependent hydrogenase large subunit: protein MAPKTKTAGDGNGLVEMAWDPITRIVGSLGIHTKIDFKQKRVAECYSTSSVFRGYSVFMRGKDPRDAHFITSRICGICGDNHATCSVYAQNMAYGVKPPHLGEWIINLGESAEYMFDHNIFQENLVGVDYCEKMVKETNPGVLELAERTEAPHAAEHGYRTIADIMRSLNPLEGEFYREALQVSRYTREMFCLMEGRHVHPSTLYPGGVGTIASVQLFTDYMSRLMRYVEFMKRVVPLHDDLFDFFYEALPGYEEVGRRRVMLGCWGALNDPEYCDFTYANMTDWGRKMFVTPGIVVDGKLVTNDLTEINLGIRILLGSSYYEDWQGQEQFVTHDPLGNPVDPRHPWNQHTIPAPQKRNFDDKYSWVMSPRWFDGKDHLALDTGGGPIARLWSTALSGLVDIGYIKATGHSVVINLPRTMTKPETTFEWKIPQWSNALERNRARTYFQAYAAAVALHCAEKGLAEVRAGRLQTWEKFEVPDEGIGVGFTEAVRGVLSHHMVIRDGKIANYHPYPPTPWNASTRDTFGTPGPYEDAVQNTPIFEENTPENFKGIDIMRAVRSFDPCLPCGVHMYVGDGRTVKSMHVPTGLSGLGG, encoded by the coding sequence ATGGCACCGAAGACGAAGACGGCCGGCGACGGCAACGGCCTGGTGGAGATGGCCTGGGACCCGATCACCCGGATCGTGGGCTCCCTGGGCATCCACACGAAGATCGACTTCAAGCAGAAGAGGGTCGCCGAGTGCTACAGCACCTCGTCGGTCTTCCGCGGCTACAGCGTCTTCATGCGCGGCAAGGACCCCCGCGACGCCCACTTCATCACCAGCCGCATCTGCGGCATCTGCGGCGACAACCACGCCACCTGCTCGGTGTACGCGCAGAACATGGCGTACGGCGTGAAGCCCCCGCACCTCGGCGAGTGGATCATCAACCTCGGTGAGTCGGCGGAGTACATGTTCGACCACAACATCTTCCAGGAGAACCTGGTCGGGGTCGACTACTGCGAAAAGATGGTCAAGGAGACCAACCCCGGGGTCCTCGAACTCGCCGAACGCACCGAGGCCCCGCACGCCGCCGAGCACGGCTACCGCACCATCGCCGACATCATGCGCTCGCTCAACCCCCTGGAGGGCGAGTTCTACCGCGAGGCGCTCCAAGTCAGCCGCTACACCCGCGAGATGTTCTGCCTGATGGAAGGCCGCCATGTGCACCCTTCCACGCTCTACCCGGGCGGCGTCGGCACCATCGCCTCCGTCCAGCTCTTCACGGACTACATGAGCCGCCTCATGCGGTACGTCGAGTTCATGAAGCGCGTCGTCCCCCTGCACGACGACCTGTTCGACTTCTTCTACGAGGCCCTGCCCGGCTACGAGGAGGTCGGCCGCCGCCGCGTCATGCTCGGCTGCTGGGGCGCGCTCAACGACCCCGAGTACTGCGACTTCACCTACGCCAACATGACCGACTGGGGACGGAAGATGTTCGTCACCCCCGGCATCGTCGTGGACGGCAAACTCGTCACCAACGACCTCACCGAGATCAACCTCGGCATCCGCATCCTGCTCGGCAGCTCCTACTACGAGGACTGGCAGGGACAGGAGCAGTTCGTCACCCACGACCCGCTCGGCAACCCGGTGGACCCGCGCCACCCGTGGAACCAGCACACCATCCCGGCCCCGCAGAAGCGGAACTTCGACGACAAGTACAGCTGGGTCATGTCCCCGCGCTGGTTCGACGGCAAGGACCACCTCGCCCTGGACACCGGCGGCGGCCCCATCGCCCGCCTGTGGTCCACCGCCCTCTCCGGCCTCGTCGACATCGGCTACATCAAGGCCACCGGCCACAGCGTCGTCATCAACCTGCCCCGCACCATGACCAAGCCGGAGACCACCTTCGAGTGGAAGATCCCGCAGTGGTCCAACGCGCTCGAACGCAACCGCGCCCGTACCTACTTCCAGGCGTACGCAGCCGCCGTCGCCCTGCACTGCGCGGAGAAGGGTCTCGCGGAGGTCCGCGCCGGACGCCTGCAGACCTGGGAGAAGTTCGAGGTCCCGGACGAGGGCATCGGCGTCGGCTTCACCGAGGCCGTCCGCGGCGTCCTCTCCCACCACATGGTGATCCGCGACGGCAAGATCGCCAACTACCACCCGTACCCGCCGACCCCCTGGAACGCCAGCACCAGGGACACCTTCGGCACACCCGGCCCGTACGAGGACGCCGTGCAGAACACGCCCATCTTCGAGGAGAACACCCCGGAGAACTTCAAGGGCATCGACATCATGCGCGCCGTCCGCAGCTTCGACCCCTGTCTGCCCTGCGGCGTCCACATGTACGTCGGCGACGGCCGAACCGTGAAGTCGATGCACGTGCCCACCGGCCTGAGCGGACTGGGCGGATGA
- a CDS encoding DUF6893 family small protein, producing the protein MKKIVIGGAATAALVAVAAGVLPDLRRYLRIRRM; encoded by the coding sequence ATGAAGAAGATCGTCATCGGAGGAGCGGCCACGGCCGCCTTGGTCGCCGTCGCCGCCGGGGTCCTGCCGGACCTCAGGCGCTACCTGCGCATCCGTCGGATGTGA
- a CDS encoding DUF5947 family protein gives MTATNAPTLTTGPGAGLRRFLAERPPPQERCELCAVVVPEDHRHLVDTDKRALVCACGPCALLMEQPGAAAGRFRTVPARYLTDPAHHLDDSAWEALQIPVGVAFLFRNAALDRLVALYPSPAGATESELDPATWADVLAGSRLAELLEPDVEALLLHRTDGRCECHLVPIDICYELVGRMRLLWQGFDGGAEARAALDAFFADVARRARPVDEAARP, from the coding sequence ATGACCGCGACGAACGCGCCCACGCTCACCACCGGGCCCGGCGCCGGCCTGCGGCGGTTCCTCGCCGAGCGTCCACCGCCGCAGGAGCGCTGCGAACTGTGCGCGGTGGTGGTGCCCGAGGACCACCGCCACCTGGTCGACACCGACAAACGCGCCCTCGTCTGCGCCTGCGGCCCCTGCGCCCTGCTGATGGAACAGCCGGGCGCCGCCGCGGGCCGCTTCCGCACGGTCCCCGCCCGCTACCTCACCGACCCCGCACACCACCTGGACGACAGCGCCTGGGAGGCGCTGCAGATCCCGGTCGGCGTCGCCTTCCTCTTCCGCAACGCCGCACTCGACCGGCTGGTCGCCCTGTATCCCAGCCCGGCCGGAGCCACCGAGAGCGAACTCGACCCGGCGACCTGGGCGGACGTCCTCGCCGGCAGCCGCCTCGCCGAACTCCTCGAACCCGACGTCGAGGCGCTGCTGCTGCACCGCACCGACGGCCGCTGCGAGTGCCACCTCGTCCCCATCGACATCTGCTACGAACTCGTCGGCCGCATGCGCCTGCTGTGGCAGGGCTTCGACGGCGGAGCCGAGGCCCGCGCCGCCCTCGACGCGTTCTTCGCGGACGTCGCACGACGCGCCCGCCCCGTGGACGAGGCGGCGCGCCCATGA
- a CDS encoding hydrogenase expression protein HypE, with the protein MTEATPGTLDAAEAGGTPADETPTIHILWINAGLSCDGDSVALTAAMQPSIEEIVLGVLPGLPKVAVHWPLIDFECGPIGGSDTFIEWFFKGERGEIDPFVLVVEGSIPNEAIKPEGYWCGFGDNPETGQPITTSEWIDRLAPKALAVVAIGTCATYGGIHAMAGNPTGAMGVPDYLGWDWKSHAGIPIVCVPGCPIQPDNFSETLTYLLYQAAGAAPMIPLDDKLRPTWLFGATVHEGCDRAGYYEQGQFATSYDSPTCLVKLGCWGPVVKCNVPKRGWMSGIGGCPNVGGICIACTMPGFPDKFMPFMDEPPGAKVSSGTSTAYGAVVRKLRSITARTVDKEPKWRRTGEKITTGYRPPW; encoded by the coding sequence ATGACTGAGGCGACGCCGGGCACACTCGATGCCGCGGAAGCGGGCGGCACGCCCGCCGACGAAACGCCCACGATCCACATCCTCTGGATCAACGCGGGCCTGAGCTGCGACGGCGACTCGGTCGCGTTGACGGCGGCCATGCAGCCCAGCATCGAGGAGATCGTGCTCGGTGTGCTGCCAGGTCTTCCGAAGGTCGCCGTGCACTGGCCGCTCATCGACTTCGAATGCGGCCCCATCGGCGGCTCGGACACGTTCATCGAGTGGTTCTTCAAGGGCGAGCGCGGCGAGATCGACCCGTTCGTCCTGGTCGTCGAGGGCTCCATCCCCAACGAGGCGATCAAGCCCGAGGGCTACTGGTGCGGTTTCGGGGACAACCCGGAGACCGGTCAGCCGATCACCACCAGCGAGTGGATCGACCGGCTCGCCCCCAAGGCCCTCGCGGTCGTCGCCATCGGCACCTGCGCCACCTACGGCGGCATCCACGCCATGGCGGGCAACCCGACCGGCGCCATGGGCGTCCCGGACTACCTCGGCTGGGACTGGAAGTCCCACGCGGGCATCCCCATCGTGTGCGTCCCGGGCTGTCCGATCCAGCCGGACAACTTCTCCGAGACGCTCACCTACCTGCTCTACCAGGCGGCCGGCGCCGCCCCGATGATCCCCCTGGACGACAAGCTGCGCCCGACGTGGCTGTTCGGGGCCACCGTGCACGAGGGCTGCGACCGCGCCGGCTATTACGAGCAGGGCCAGTTCGCGACGTCGTACGACTCGCCGACCTGTCTGGTCAAGCTCGGCTGCTGGGGGCCGGTCGTCAAGTGCAACGTGCCCAAGCGCGGCTGGATGAGCGGCATCGGCGGCTGCCCCAACGTCGGCGGCATCTGCATCGCCTGCACCATGCCCGGCTTCCCCGACAAGTTCATGCCGTTCATGGACGAGCCGCCCGGCGCCAAGGTGTCCAGCGGCACCAGCACGGCATACGGCGCCGTGGTCCGCAAACTGCGGTCGATCACCGCCAGGACCGTGGACAAGGAGCCCAAGTGGCGCCGCACCGGCGAGAAGATCACCACCGGATACCGGCCCCCGTGGTGA
- a CDS encoding enoyl-CoA hydratase-related protein produces the protein MHILLLASAFNSLTQRTHAELRDRGHTVAVELALPGGHLPEAVRRHAPELIVSPMLRTAIPEEVWSAYTCLVVHPGPVGDRGPSSLDWAIHEGADRWGVTVLQADAEMDAGDVWASVPCRVPPVPKSELYRGEIADAAIEAVLLAVERFAGGTYAPLKQDRTDAAADTAADAAADADAFAAADVGAVPHPRPRTRPYLDQSVRRIDWADDATQDVLRKLRAADSQPGVLDVLLGGEWYLHGGHAEGVLRGRPGELLATRAGAICRATRDGAVWIPELRPRRVPGQPPTFKLPAVRALGDRLPPLPEHPLPRLPENTHGTWSDIRYREDGNVGHLAFSFPGGAMSTEQCRRLLDAYREACARPTTVLVLGGERDFFSNGIHLGVIEAAADPAAESWANINAIDDLVEAVLTTTDRLVVSAVAGNAAAGGVMLALAADEVWCRSGAVLNPHYRLMGLYGSEYWTHTLPRRVGPATAERLMDEALPVSSATALRLGLVDRVVDSGPDAFAGQVGDLAARLASLPATASRISAKKTELDRLESTTPLAGYRERELAVMRRTFDDPDAPYHALRRAFVRKERPSHTPPHLDPTRVARTAPMPSSTAVTGTAPAAVPSRSNR, from the coding sequence GTGCACATCCTGCTCCTAGCCAGCGCGTTCAACAGCCTCACCCAGCGCACCCACGCCGAACTGCGCGACCGTGGCCACACCGTGGCGGTCGAACTGGCCCTCCCCGGCGGCCACTTGCCGGAGGCGGTGCGACGCCACGCGCCGGAGCTCATCGTGTCGCCGATGCTCCGGACGGCGATCCCCGAGGAGGTCTGGTCGGCGTACACCTGTCTCGTCGTCCACCCCGGCCCGGTGGGCGACCGGGGGCCGTCCTCCCTGGACTGGGCGATCCACGAGGGCGCCGACCGGTGGGGCGTCACCGTCCTCCAGGCCGACGCGGAGATGGACGCCGGCGACGTGTGGGCCTCCGTGCCCTGCCGGGTTCCTCCGGTGCCCAAGAGCGAGCTGTACCGGGGCGAGATCGCCGACGCCGCGATCGAGGCCGTGCTCCTCGCGGTGGAGCGCTTCGCGGGCGGCACCTACGCACCGCTGAAGCAGGACCGGACAGATGCCGCAGCCGACACCGCCGCCGATGCCGCCGCCGATGCGGATGCCTTTGCCGCCGCGGACGTCGGCGCCGTGCCGCACCCACGTCCCCGCACCCGTCCCTACCTCGACCAGAGCGTCCGCCGCATCGACTGGGCCGACGACGCCACCCAGGACGTCCTGCGCAAGCTGAGGGCGGCGGACTCGCAGCCCGGAGTGCTGGACGTGCTGCTGGGCGGGGAGTGGTACCTGCACGGCGGCCACGCCGAGGGCGTGCTGCGCGGACGGCCGGGGGAACTGCTGGCCACCCGCGCCGGAGCGATCTGCCGGGCCACCAGGGACGGCGCCGTGTGGATCCCCGAGCTGCGGCCCCGGCGGGTGCCCGGACAGCCGCCCACCTTCAAGCTGCCCGCCGTACGGGCCCTGGGCGACCGGCTGCCCCCGCTGCCCGAGCACCCCCTGCCCCGCCTGCCCGAGAACACGCACGGGACCTGGTCGGACATCCGCTACCGGGAGGACGGGAACGTCGGGCACCTCGCCTTCTCCTTCCCCGGCGGCGCCATGAGCACGGAACAGTGCCGCCGTCTCCTGGACGCCTACCGGGAGGCCTGCGCACGGCCCACGACGGTGCTGGTGCTGGGCGGCGAGCGGGACTTCTTCTCCAACGGCATCCACCTGGGCGTCATCGAGGCCGCCGCCGACCCCGCCGCCGAGTCCTGGGCGAACATCAACGCCATCGACGACCTGGTCGAGGCGGTCCTGACGACGACCGACCGGCTCGTGGTCTCGGCGGTCGCCGGCAACGCCGCCGCGGGCGGTGTGATGCTCGCCCTGGCGGCCGACGAGGTCTGGTGCCGCTCGGGAGCCGTCCTGAACCCGCACTACCGGCTGATGGGCCTGTACGGCTCGGAGTACTGGACCCACACCCTGCCGCGCCGGGTGGGGCCCGCGACGGCCGAACGGCTCATGGACGAGGCACTCCCGGTGAGCTCGGCGACCGCCCTGCGGCTCGGGCTCGTCGACCGGGTCGTGGACAGCGGCCCGGACGCCTTCGCGGGGCAGGTCGGCGACCTGGCCGCACGGCTGGCCTCCCTTCCGGCCACGGCGTCACGGATCTCCGCCAAGAAGACGGAGCTGGACCGGCTGGAGAGCACGACCCCACTGGCCGGCTACCGCGAGCGGGAGCTGGCCGTCATGCGCCGGACCTTCGACGACCCGGACGCCCCCTACCACGCGCTGCGCCGTGCCTTCGTCCGTAAGGAACGGCCGTCGCACACCCCGCCGCACCTCGATCCGACCCGGGTTGCGCGCACCGCCCCGATGCCCTCCTCCACCGCAGTCACCGGAACGGCCCCCGCTGCCGTCCCGTCGCGGTCGAACCGCTGA